The following proteins are encoded in a genomic region of Spirosoma sp. SC4-14:
- a CDS encoding LysR family transcriptional regulator gives MLSLQHEIFLEVARLLSFTKASQILFLSQSAISKHIKALEAFYKTALFERHGNSISLTQAGMLLYQKGLEAAQLKVDLHQQLQQLNENFLPTTRLAVGSSTTISLYVLPPVLSAYLRTHPNMQIQVLNRNSSNIQKALIDHEIDVGIVESLTQVNTLTYTPFMTDQVLAVCSCNSPLRNRTVSISDIATIPLAVREPGSGTLAVVEDTLQKHGIRPADLQILIRLGGTEALKNFVLADTCLAFLPERAILKELAAGELVAIPIEGLAIERTFQFIQRKGTENNPLVNAFIRFTRRYYSIQE, from the coding sequence ATGCTCTCGTTACAACATGAAATTTTTCTGGAAGTGGCCCGGCTACTCAGTTTTACCAAAGCCAGCCAGATATTATTCTTAAGTCAGTCGGCCATTAGTAAGCACATCAAAGCACTGGAGGCCTTCTATAAAACGGCTCTTTTCGAACGGCATGGCAATAGTATAAGCCTAACCCAGGCGGGTATGTTGCTGTACCAGAAGGGTCTGGAAGCGGCTCAACTGAAGGTGGACCTCCATCAACAGCTTCAGCAGCTCAACGAAAATTTTTTACCTACAACACGACTGGCTGTTGGCTCCAGCACCACCATTAGCCTGTATGTGCTGCCGCCGGTCCTGTCGGCCTACCTCCGTACGCACCCAAATATGCAGATACAGGTACTGAACCGGAATTCAAGTAATATTCAAAAAGCCCTGATCGACCACGAGATTGACGTTGGTATTGTTGAAAGTCTCACTCAGGTTAACACCCTGACCTATACGCCGTTCATGACCGATCAGGTACTTGCGGTCTGCTCCTGCAACAGTCCACTGCGCAACCGAACCGTCTCCATCAGCGATATAGCCACTATACCTTTAGCCGTTCGCGAACCGGGGTCGGGCACACTGGCCGTAGTTGAAGATACGTTGCAAAAACATGGGATTCGCCCGGCCGACCTCCAGATTCTGATTCGGCTGGGAGGCACCGAAGCGCTCAAAAATTTCGTATTGGCCGATACCTGCCTGGCTTTTCTGCCTGAACGGGCGATTCTGAAAGAACTGGCCGCTGGTGAGTTAGTGGCGATTCCTATTGAAGGATTGGCTATTGAGCGTACGTTTCAGTTCATTCAGCGGAAAGGAACAGAAAACAATCCACTGGTCAACGCATTTATTCGGTTCACCCGACGCTATTATTCGATTCAGGAATAA
- a CDS encoding oxygenase MpaB family protein translates to MNSVYKKRLGLFRTTAVWKELKQLDPVRDHQRIVHLLTAYEFPFDITRALELALFHTYASPRVSGLLAHTGEFEQHGQKRYDDTSRLISEFMESGYDSEKGQRAIAHMNMIHGHYRIDNTDFLFVLATFVFYPINWIARYGWRKLTKSEELALFYFFREVGRRMNLTDLPTNLDELRSFTETYENQHFRYTESNRRIADATVAIVKGWFPALLHPLVEPAFSALISDNLRTAFGYKRPPNWFSALVEGGLWVRKWPLRWITFKPYPSLIEKTSFRYYPAGPPNIEAVGPEHIIKKMES, encoded by the coding sequence ATGAACTCTGTGTATAAAAAGCGATTAGGCCTGTTTCGCACTACTGCTGTCTGGAAAGAGTTGAAACAACTCGACCCGGTCAGGGACCATCAGCGGATCGTTCATTTACTGACAGCCTATGAATTTCCGTTCGACATTACGCGGGCCCTGGAACTTGCTCTGTTTCATACGTATGCCAGTCCGCGTGTGTCGGGGCTACTGGCCCATACGGGCGAGTTCGAACAGCATGGCCAAAAACGCTACGACGACACGAGCCGGTTGATCTCTGAATTTATGGAATCGGGCTACGACAGCGAAAAAGGCCAACGCGCCATTGCCCACATGAATATGATTCATGGCCATTATAGAATCGACAATACTGATTTTCTGTTTGTGCTGGCAACATTTGTCTTCTACCCTATTAACTGGATTGCCCGCTATGGCTGGCGCAAACTGACTAAATCAGAAGAACTGGCACTGTTTTATTTTTTTAGGGAAGTAGGTCGCCGAATGAATCTGACCGACCTGCCAACTAATCTGGATGAGCTACGGTCATTTACCGAAACCTACGAAAACCAGCATTTCAGGTACACCGAAAGTAACCGGCGCATTGCCGATGCAACGGTTGCCATTGTTAAGGGCTGGTTTCCCGCGTTGCTTCACCCGCTGGTAGAGCCTGCTTTTTCGGCCCTGATTAGCGATAACCTTCGAACTGCGTTTGGTTATAAGCGCCCGCCCAACTGGTTTTCGGCCCTCGTCGAAGGGGGCCTCTGGGTTCGCAAATGGCCCCTTCGCTGGATTACGTTTAAACCCTACCCCTCCCTGATCGAAAAAACCTCATTCCGCTATTACCCCGCCGGTCCTCCCAATATCGAAGCCGTGGGACCGGAGCATATTATCAAGAAAATGGAATCATAA
- a CDS encoding GNAT family N-acetyltransferase, producing MLTIRKSTPVDHDKIWEIIQAVITTGDTYVFAPDSSREKMLAYWCGSDKHTYVALLDDTIVGTFVLKDNQPDLGSHIANGSYMTLPQATGRGIGKAMGEFSLVEAKRLGYKAMQFNIVVKSNRRAVNLWQKLGFTIIGEIPNAFNHQQLGLTNAYIMYQRL from the coding sequence ATGCTTACCATCAGAAAATCAACGCCGGTCGACCACGACAAAATCTGGGAGATCATTCAGGCGGTTATTACTACGGGCGACACCTATGTTTTTGCACCGGATTCGTCCCGCGAAAAAATGCTGGCCTATTGGTGCGGCTCCGACAAACATACGTATGTTGCCCTGCTGGATGACACTATTGTGGGAACCTTTGTTCTGAAAGATAACCAGCCCGATTTGGGCTCGCACATTGCCAATGGTTCATATATGACGTTACCCCAGGCTACCGGTCGGGGTATAGGTAAGGCAATGGGCGAGTTTTCATTGGTAGAAGCAAAACGACTGGGGTATAAAGCCATGCAGTTCAATATAGTAGTCAAGAGTAATCGGCGAGCCGTGAATCTCTGGCAAAAATTAGGTTTCACGATTATCGGCGAAATTCCAAATGCGTTTAATCATCAGCAACTTGGCCTTACTAATGCCTATATCATGTACCAACGTTTATAG
- a CDS encoding glycosylase produces the protein MTLNSNFLTGLTVLALLLTGWGAVDLKVTDKPQTPDFPAEMVSFTPYAKNPVFTGAGSNHWDETIRERGYILHEGNTYHLWYTGYRKTGDQTRHLGYATSPDGFSWTRYPGNPIHKQTWVEDMIVVKSGNTYYMFAEGRDDIAHLMTSTDRIHWQEKGPIYIRYATGQPLSKGAYGTPTALKEGDKWYLFYEREDKAIWLATSTDMKVWTNVQDEPVLSAGPEPYDRYAVAVNQVVKYKNHYYAYYHASAFADWREWSTNVAMSDDLIHWKKYSGNPIVGGDQSSGILVNDGNRFRLYTMHPAVNVFLPK, from the coding sequence ATGACACTTAATTCCAATTTTCTGACAGGGTTAACGGTGTTAGCACTATTGCTGACCGGCTGGGGAGCAGTTGATCTGAAAGTTACCGATAAGCCCCAGACGCCCGATTTTCCTGCTGAAATGGTGTCGTTTACACCCTATGCGAAAAATCCAGTTTTTACGGGTGCCGGTAGCAACCATTGGGATGAAACGATTCGGGAGCGGGGCTATATTCTGCACGAGGGAAACACCTATCACTTATGGTATACCGGCTATCGGAAAACAGGTGATCAGACCAGACACCTCGGCTATGCAACATCGCCGGATGGGTTTTCCTGGACCCGCTATCCCGGAAATCCAATCCATAAACAAACCTGGGTTGAAGACATGATTGTGGTGAAATCGGGCAATACCTATTATATGTTTGCTGAAGGGCGGGATGACATTGCGCATCTGATGACCTCAACCGATCGAATTCACTGGCAGGAAAAAGGACCGATTTATATTCGCTATGCAACTGGCCAGCCGTTGAGTAAAGGCGCCTATGGAACTCCTACGGCTCTGAAAGAAGGCGACAAGTGGTATCTCTTTTACGAACGGGAAGACAAGGCAATCTGGCTGGCGACGTCAACCGATATGAAAGTCTGGACGAATGTGCAGGACGAACCCGTTCTATCGGCAGGGCCAGAACCCTACGATCGATACGCTGTTGCCGTAAATCAGGTGGTTAAGTATAAAAACCACTATTATGCCTACTACCATGCGTCGGCATTTGCCGATTGGCGCGAATGGTCCACCAATGTAGCAATGTCCGATGATCTGATTCACTGGAAAAAATACAGCGGCAATCCAATTGTTGGTGGCGATCAGTCGAGCGGAATTCTGGTAAACGATGGGAATCGGTTTCGGCTCTATACGATGCACCCGGCGGTGAATGTTTTTTTGCCAAAATAA
- a CDS encoding serine hydrolase: MTVSASFYRVTATLALLGLIGFSCRHGTDSVPASPALTDLLAQTLTDSLQNRTIGYGFVIYQNSELKASGSGGLKSRSVDVEGEKPFTIDTKMHIASMSKTIAAMAFTQLAVQKGLKTTDRIINYLPPSWPKGENIDQITFWDLFNHRSGIIGLGDNCQNGSYAENIYSGLKQLIAKGVKKANRGQYCYQNANVGLFRILIPALTGYVFTGNDNTDDQQTQQLYMAYVQKNVFEKVALENIVPHQPTSGNTYCYNYPYSGRAGWNPGNFTSTLGAYGWYMTPQEAGKLYASVLSTTDESVLPTAYKDTLLLNNLGCFRVSSSLGNVAYHDGWWYLTYYDSSLTYVGLRTIWMKFPDNLTVVLFVNALNTNTGLFPSGDGTDIVPFVFRAYSRAQQLKGARTGPATITIDHPEPH; encoded by the coding sequence ATGACTGTTTCTGCGTCATTTTATCGCGTTACGGCTACTCTTGCATTACTTGGTTTGATTGGTTTTAGCTGTAGGCATGGCACCGATTCGGTGCCAGCTTCGCCCGCGTTGACCGATTTGCTGGCCCAAACGCTAACCGATTCGCTTCAGAACCGGACTATTGGCTATGGCTTTGTCATATACCAGAACAGCGAATTGAAAGCATCGGGAAGCGGTGGTTTAAAGTCAAGATCGGTGGATGTCGAAGGTGAAAAACCGTTTACGATTGATACAAAAATGCACATTGCCAGCATGAGCAAGACCATTGCGGCAATGGCGTTTACGCAACTGGCGGTTCAGAAAGGACTTAAAACAACCGACAGAATTATCAATTATCTGCCGCCTTCCTGGCCCAAAGGTGAAAACATCGACCAGATCACCTTCTGGGATTTGTTTAATCACCGCAGTGGCATTATTGGCCTGGGCGATAATTGTCAGAATGGCAGCTACGCCGAAAATATCTATTCGGGACTAAAACAACTTATTGCCAAAGGGGTAAAAAAGGCCAATCGGGGGCAGTATTGTTATCAGAATGCCAATGTAGGGCTATTTCGCATTCTGATTCCGGCGCTGACGGGCTATGTCTTCACAGGCAACGACAATACAGACGACCAGCAGACCCAGCAGCTTTATATGGCGTATGTTCAGAAAAATGTCTTCGAAAAAGTGGCGTTGGAAAACATAGTACCCCACCAACCCACAAGTGGCAATACGTATTGTTACAATTATCCATACTCGGGCCGGGCCGGATGGAATCCTGGAAATTTTACCAGTACGTTAGGGGCTTATGGCTGGTATATGACTCCACAGGAAGCCGGGAAGCTCTATGCCAGCGTTCTGTCGACAACCGATGAGTCGGTATTGCCAACTGCCTATAAAGATACGCTGTTGCTGAATAATCTGGGGTGTTTTCGGGTATCGAGCAGTTTGGGTAATGTGGCTTACCACGATGGCTGGTGGTATCTGACGTACTACGACAGTAGCCTGACCTATGTTGGTCTTCGCACCATCTGGATGAAATTTCCCGATAACCTGACGGTTGTATTGTTTGTCAATGCGCTTAACACGAATACGGGACTTTTCCCTTCCGGCGACGGAACCGATATTGTTCCATTTGTTTTTCGGGCCTATAGCCGTGCTCAGCAGCTAAAAGGCGCCCGGACAGGTCCCGCCACGATCACAATCGACCACCCCGAACCGCATTAG
- a CDS encoding SDR family NAD(P)-dependent oxidoreductase, whose product MSDRFSKQVAIVTGGADGIGKGIARRLASEGATVAIFDNNSAMLERTVTEFTNQGYAAQGYRVDISQEDEVKQAIQTVVNTYDRLDIMVNSAGIVGPTNTKITDYDVADYDRIYQINLRGAFLMTKYAVGVMENNNYGRILHMTSIAGKEGNPFMAGYSSMKAGLIGLVKGIGKEYAETGITVNGIAPAVVRTAMNENTAPEQLAYMTAKIPMKRLGTVDEVAALATWIVSKEASFTTGFIFDLSGGRATY is encoded by the coding sequence ATGTCAGATCGCTTTAGTAAGCAGGTTGCCATTGTTACCGGGGGTGCCGATGGTATTGGTAAAGGGATAGCCCGCCGGTTGGCTTCAGAAGGAGCTACCGTTGCCATTTTCGATAACAATAGTGCTATGCTCGAACGTACTGTTACCGAATTCACCAATCAGGGATATGCTGCGCAAGGGTATCGTGTCGATATTTCGCAGGAAGATGAAGTGAAGCAGGCTATTCAGACTGTAGTCAATACCTATGATCGGCTCGATATTATGGTGAATTCTGCGGGCATTGTTGGCCCCACGAACACCAAAATCACGGATTATGATGTAGCTGATTACGACCGAATTTATCAGATCAATTTGCGGGGTGCTTTCCTGATGACCAAATATGCCGTTGGTGTTATGGAAAACAACAACTACGGCCGAATACTGCACATGACGTCGATTGCCGGAAAAGAAGGAAATCCGTTTATGGCAGGCTACTCGTCGATGAAAGCCGGGCTGATTGGCCTGGTAAAAGGAATTGGCAAAGAATACGCCGAAACCGGTATTACCGTAAATGGCATCGCTCCAGCCGTCGTCAGAACGGCGATGAACGAAAATACCGCTCCCGAGCAGTTAGCCTACATGACCGCCAAAATCCCAATGAAACGACTAGGAACCGTTGATGAAGTAGCCGCACTTGCCACCTGGATCGTGTCGAAAGAAGCCAGTTTCACCACTGGTTTCATCTTCGATCTGTCGGGCGGACGAGCTACGTATTAA
- a CDS encoding c-type cytochrome has product MSKPAYYFSLLGVGLFLLVSFKSKLGTLLDDGPSPAHSPTEELATFQIEPGLKVQLVAAEPMVQEPIVMTFDADGRLWVVEMRGFMPNVEGEGENQPVGRVSILEDTNGDGQMDVSKIYIDSLVMPRAIALIPGGALIAENGALWLTKDTNGDLKADSKTLIDPDYAKNGLPEHAPNGLWRSMDNWYYNAKSRFRYRPVNGKWQRDSTEFRGQWGISHDDKGHLYYNYNWSQLHADLVPPNYLSRNKNHKPTTGIDYGVTLDRRVYPIRPTPAVNRGYIPGTLDKEGRLLEFTAACSPLYYRGAALPKEFYGNAFVCEPSGNLIKRNVVEEKGLLLTAHDPHPGREFMASTDERFRPVYLATGPDGSLYVADMYRGLIQHGAYVTPYLKEQTLSRKLDKPIHCGRIWRIVPENGKLPAPKKLSAVASADLVATLSNPDGWYRDMAQRLLVERNDQSVAPALTALAQTGPDELSRFHALWTLDGLKLSSPTVLLRLVADVDPLVRTTALRLLEPFARTDKMVRTKLETVLLKEWEKAPIDQVLQIALSANALSPNVSHQLLAGILERYGDSPLIRDAVMSSLEHQEYAFLQKLMKTPSWQAHDPSKEIFIETLATSVVRNRKPTELAALLAALDTKNGSLGWQEKAALTGMSIGGSIGKAKPIKLAAAPAILTRSSAKVDPSRLSALVSMFEWPGHVVAKNAVVKKSLLSEDDQKLFAQGRQLYLSTCAGCHGTDGGGLNRFAPTLIGSDWVVGDEKRLALILLHGMEGPVQVAGKLYDVPDVLPVMPAHSTMDDASLTAILTYIRNEWGNQAGPMGRRVVGMTRVTSQGRVVPWTAKELNKYILEASAASGK; this is encoded by the coding sequence ATGAGTAAGCCTGCATATTATTTTTCACTGCTTGGGGTCGGGCTTTTTTTGCTGGTTAGTTTTAAATCGAAACTCGGAACCCTGCTGGACGATGGGCCATCTCCTGCTCATTCTCCAACCGAAGAACTAGCGACATTTCAGATCGAACCGGGCCTGAAAGTTCAACTGGTAGCCGCCGAACCAATGGTTCAGGAACCAATAGTGATGACATTTGACGCAGATGGACGACTCTGGGTGGTTGAGATGCGTGGCTTTATGCCCAACGTCGAAGGCGAAGGCGAGAACCAGCCTGTTGGCCGGGTGTCGATCCTGGAAGATACCAATGGCGACGGGCAGATGGATGTCAGTAAAATCTACATCGATAGTCTGGTTATGCCACGTGCCATTGCCCTCATTCCGGGGGGCGCCCTCATTGCCGAAAACGGTGCCTTGTGGCTAACCAAAGACACCAATGGCGATCTGAAAGCCGATTCGAAAACCCTGATCGATCCGGATTATGCAAAAAATGGCCTGCCCGAGCATGCTCCTAATGGTCTCTGGCGGAGTATGGACAACTGGTATTATAATGCCAAATCACGCTTTCGCTATCGACCGGTTAATGGAAAGTGGCAGCGGGATTCGACGGAGTTTCGGGGGCAGTGGGGCATTAGCCACGATGATAAAGGCCATCTGTACTACAACTACAACTGGTCGCAGTTGCACGCCGATCTGGTTCCTCCCAATTATTTGTCCCGTAATAAAAACCATAAGCCTACAACTGGTATCGACTATGGTGTAACCCTCGATCGGCGCGTTTACCCGATCCGGCCAACGCCCGCCGTAAATAGGGGATATATTCCCGGAACACTCGACAAAGAGGGGCGCCTGCTCGAATTTACGGCCGCCTGTTCACCGCTGTATTATCGGGGAGCGGCCCTACCTAAGGAGTTTTATGGAAATGCCTTTGTGTGTGAACCATCGGGCAATTTGATCAAACGCAACGTCGTGGAAGAAAAGGGATTGTTGCTCACAGCCCATGATCCTCATCCGGGCAGGGAATTTATGGCGTCTACCGACGAGCGCTTTCGTCCGGTTTACCTGGCAACCGGCCCCGATGGGTCGTTGTATGTAGCCGATATGTATAGAGGATTGATTCAGCATGGCGCTTATGTAACTCCCTATCTGAAAGAGCAGACGCTGTCGCGCAAGCTTGACAAACCGATCCATTGTGGCCGAATCTGGCGGATTGTCCCGGAAAATGGAAAACTACCTGCTCCCAAAAAGCTTTCGGCAGTTGCGTCTGCCGACCTGGTGGCAACCTTATCGAACCCCGACGGCTGGTATCGCGACATGGCACAGCGGCTGCTGGTTGAGCGGAATGATCAATCGGTTGCACCAGCCCTAACCGCACTGGCGCAGACGGGACCAGATGAACTGAGCCGTTTTCATGCACTCTGGACACTGGATGGATTGAAGTTGAGCAGCCCAACGGTTCTGCTACGGCTAGTTGCCGACGTTGATCCGTTGGTTCGTACAACCGCATTACGCCTACTTGAACCGTTTGCCCGAACGGATAAAATGGTTCGGACAAAACTGGAAACTGTTTTGCTGAAAGAATGGGAGAAAGCACCCATCGATCAGGTACTTCAGATCGCGCTATCGGCCAATGCGCTTTCGCCGAATGTCTCGCACCAACTGTTGGCCGGTATTCTGGAACGCTATGGCGATTCGCCATTAATTCGGGATGCCGTGATGAGTAGTCTGGAGCATCAGGAGTATGCATTTTTGCAGAAACTGATGAAGACCCCCAGTTGGCAGGCGCACGATCCGTCGAAAGAAATATTTATTGAAACACTGGCTACGTCGGTGGTTCGTAATCGGAAGCCGACCGAGCTGGCGGCTTTACTTGCCGCCCTCGATACGAAAAACGGATCATTAGGCTGGCAGGAAAAAGCGGCCCTGACGGGAATGTCCATTGGTGGGTCAATTGGTAAAGCAAAACCCATTAAACTAGCCGCAGCGCCCGCCATCCTGACCCGGTCGTCGGCTAAGGTCGATCCTTCCCGGCTGTCGGCACTGGTTTCCATGTTTGAATGGCCCGGTCATGTGGTTGCGAAAAATGCTGTAGTGAAGAAAAGTTTGCTGAGTGAAGACGACCAGAAACTCTTTGCGCAGGGACGGCAACTCTACCTGAGTACCTGCGCTGGCTGCCACGGTACCGATGGCGGTGGCCTTAACCGGTTTGCACCCACACTGATTGGTTCTGACTGGGTTGTGGGCGACGAAAAACGACTGGCGCTGATTCTTTTGCACGGAATGGAAGGGCCAGTGCAGGTTGCAGGAAAGCTGTACGATGTGCCGGATGTGTTGCCCGTGATGCCCGCCCACTCGACAATGGACGATGCGTCGTTGACGGCTATTCTGACCTATATCCGCAATGAATGGGGCAATCAGGCCGGACCGATGGGAAGACGGGTTGTGGGTATGACCCGGGTTACGTCGCAGGGGCGTGTAGTGCCCTGGACAGCTAAAGAATTAAACAAATACATCCTCGAAGCCAGCGCGGCCAGTGGAAAGTAA
- a CDS encoding sugar phosphate isomerase/epimerase family protein, giving the protein MYRREFLQKTAAGAMVLTWPQVPSFAKEAGMGIVVHSYWSRWNSKTPSKNYPAFTNAIDLLDHCHQIGAGGAQVIISDWTPDYARQVRAKREQLGLYLEGSMGLPKKPEDVAKFEQTVKNAKDAGVNVIRTVCSGGRRYEAYHSPEAFRELTKNALATLRLVEPVMRKHQVKLAVENHKDWRAREMAALIKEINSEWVGITLDFGNSIALLEDPMEVAQTLAPYVFTTHIKDMAVEEYPDGFLLSEVPLGEGILDLPAMIALCRKHNPAVTFNLEMITRDPLEIPCLKKEYWETFETVPGSDLARTLRMVRGHKSKKGLPRVAQLTAEDRLAAEEGNIVACLTYSKDRMGLK; this is encoded by the coding sequence ATGTATAGACGTGAATTTTTGCAGAAAACAGCCGCTGGAGCAATGGTGCTGACGTGGCCTCAGGTGCCTTCATTTGCAAAGGAGGCAGGAATGGGTATTGTGGTGCATTCGTATTGGAGCCGCTGGAATTCTAAAACACCCAGTAAGAATTATCCCGCTTTTACGAATGCCATCGACTTGCTCGATCACTGCCATCAGATCGGTGCTGGTGGGGCGCAGGTCATCATCAGCGACTGGACTCCTGATTATGCCCGACAAGTGCGGGCTAAACGGGAGCAACTCGGCTTATATCTGGAAGGGTCGATGGGGTTACCAAAGAAACCGGAAGACGTAGCCAAATTTGAACAGACCGTCAAAAATGCAAAAGATGCTGGCGTTAACGTCATTCGAACCGTTTGCTCGGGCGGTCGGCGCTATGAAGCGTATCATTCGCCCGAAGCGTTTCGGGAGTTGACAAAAAATGCGTTGGCTACATTGCGGCTGGTTGAACCAGTTATGCGGAAGCATCAGGTTAAACTGGCGGTTGAAAATCACAAGGATTGGCGGGCAAGGGAGATGGCTGCGCTGATTAAGGAAATCAATAGCGAATGGGTTGGCATTACACTTGATTTTGGCAATAGCATTGCGTTGCTGGAAGATCCGATGGAGGTGGCACAAACACTGGCTCCGTATGTGTTTACAACCCATATCAAAGATATGGCGGTAGAGGAGTATCCCGATGGTTTTCTGCTGTCGGAAGTGCCGCTGGGGGAGGGAATCCTCGATTTACCAGCCATGATAGCCCTTTGCCGGAAACATAATCCGGCGGTAACTTTCAATCTGGAAATGATTACCCGCGATCCGCTCGAAATACCCTGTCTGAAAAAAGAATACTGGGAAACATTTGAAACGGTGCCTGGGTCTGATCTGGCCCGAACGCTTCGAATGGTTCGGGGCCATAAATCGAAAAAGGGATTACCGCGAGTAGCTCAGCTAACGGCCGAAGATCGACTGGCCGCCGAAGAAGGAAATATTGTTGCCTGTCTGACGTATAGCAAAGATCGCATGGGCCTGAAATAA
- a CDS encoding glucose 1-dehydrogenase, with amino-acid sequence MQKETLPGIKQFDLTGRMAIVTGGSKGLGLAMAAGLASAGANLMLVNRNADEGARAAEELARDFGVRATSFSADITNLADTEAMAKAALDTFGQIDILINSAGINIRGAIDEVTPDDFNNVFNVNVNGTWLASRAVVPHMKQRGRGSIINLASTLGLVGLANRTPYTASKGAIVNMTRALAIELAPFNINVNAICPGPFLTEMNAPIADTPEAKNFVVGATVLGRWGLLREIQGAAIFLASDAASYMVGSMLTVDGGWTAR; translated from the coding sequence ATGCAAAAGGAAACACTTCCCGGAATTAAACAATTTGACTTGACTGGTAGAATGGCCATCGTAACCGGTGGCTCTAAAGGCTTAGGCCTGGCAATGGCAGCGGGCCTGGCGTCGGCAGGAGCTAATCTGATGCTCGTGAATCGAAATGCCGACGAAGGGGCTAGAGCGGCCGAAGAACTGGCTCGCGATTTTGGCGTACGTGCCACGTCGTTTAGTGCCGACATTACTAACCTTGCCGATACGGAAGCAATGGCGAAGGCCGCTTTGGATACGTTTGGTCAAATTGATATTCTGATCAATAGTGCCGGAATCAACATTCGGGGGGCTATCGACGAAGTAACGCCCGATGATTTTAACAACGTTTTTAATGTGAATGTCAACGGTACATGGCTGGCATCGAGGGCGGTAGTGCCTCACATGAAACAACGGGGACGGGGCAGTATTATCAACCTTGCCAGCACGCTCGGTCTGGTTGGATTGGCCAATCGTACGCCCTATACGGCCAGCAAAGGGGCCATTGTGAACATGACCCGTGCTTTGGCAATTGAACTGGCTCCCTTCAATATTAACGTAAATGCCATCTGTCCCGGCCCATTTCTGACCGAGATGAACGCCCCCATTGCCGACACACCCGAAGCGAAAAACTTTGTGGTGGGTGCCACCGTACTGGGGCGCTGGGGTTTACTGCGCGAAATTCAGGGCGCTGCCATCTTCCTGGCCAGCGATGCCGCCAGCTATATGGTGGGTTCGATGCTCACGGTCGATGGTGGCTGGACAGCCCGCTAA